In Clostridium sp. DL-VIII, the following proteins share a genomic window:
- a CDS encoding pitrilysin family protein, giving the protein MIKLNFDVRTHTLKNGLEVITINKDTQIAAINIGIKVGALCENIKEKGISHFIEHTLFKGTVNRSDEELNEELEALGGEYNAYTDYDATVYTISCLAEELQNAVELLGDMIINPEFDEEEIEKERGVILSEIKMSKDDIEDFSFKNVNRIAFTESPLKYEVTGIEENVSEFTRKEIMSYYKKYYTPKNSIITIVSSLSHEDAIKLIEEQFKEWSGEKPKPIDIVKEKNNNIVGISYKKDIEQSTIVYLYTFNELKKSDELPLRILNHRLGESSNSLLFREIREKRGLAYDIYTHLEITSSIKTLYIYTAVSEENIDEANKAIDDTLKKVADGEIQIGDKDLNIMKKVHKTAVISTLEDPAELCNYILHQALDDEDIFEFVKDMERLNNLDIIKINEVGKKVLKNPTIHILKSN; this is encoded by the coding sequence ATGATAAAATTAAATTTTGATGTAAGGACACATACCTTAAAGAATGGTTTAGAGGTAATAACAATAAATAAAGATACTCAAATAGCGGCAATAAATATTGGAATTAAGGTTGGAGCATTATGCGAAAATATAAAGGAAAAAGGGATAAGCCACTTTATTGAACATACATTATTTAAGGGGACTGTAAATAGAAGTGATGAAGAGCTTAATGAAGAATTAGAAGCATTAGGTGGAGAATATAATGCTTATACAGACTATGATGCTACAGTGTATACAATCAGCTGTTTAGCAGAAGAATTACAAAATGCAGTCGAACTATTAGGAGATATGATTATAAACCCTGAATTTGATGAGGAAGAAATAGAAAAAGAGAGAGGGGTAATACTTTCAGAAATAAAAATGAGCAAAGATGATATAGAAGATTTTAGTTTTAAAAATGTAAATAGAATTGCGTTTACCGAAAGTCCTCTTAAATATGAAGTAACTGGAATTGAGGAAAATGTTTCGGAGTTTACTAGAAAAGAAATAATGTCTTATTATAAGAAATACTATACACCTAAAAATTCAATTATAACTATAGTATCATCTTTAAGTCATGAAGATGCAATAAAATTAATAGAAGAGCAATTCAAAGAATGGTCAGGAGAGAAACCTAAACCTATAGATATAGTAAAGGAAAAAAATAATAATATAGTAGGAATAAGTTATAAAAAAGATATAGAACAAAGTACTATAGTTTATCTATATACTTTTAATGAATTGAAGAAATCAGATGAACTTCCACTTAGAATACTAAACCACAGGTTAGGAGAAAGTTCTAACTCATTGTTATTTAGAGAGATTCGAGAGAAGAGAGGATTAGCTTATGATATATATACTCACTTAGAAATAACCAGTAGTATAAAAACTCTTTATATTTATACTGCAGTAAGTGAGGAAAACATTGATGAAGCTAATAAAGCAATTGATGATACATTAAAGAAAGTAGCTGATGGAGAGATTCAAATAGGTGACAAAGATTTAAATATTATGAAGAAGGTTCATAAGACAGCCGTAATATCAACATTGGAAGATCCGGCAGAATTATGCAATTATATTTTACATCAAGCATTAGATGATGAAGATATATTTGAATTTGTTAAGGATATGGAAAGATTAAATAACCTTGATATAATCAAAATTAATGAAGTTGGGAAAAAAGTTTTAAAAAATCCAACAATACATATATTAAAATCTAATTAA
- the recX gene encoding recombination regulator RecX, giving the protein MSKITKIEVQKRNKERVNLFLDGEYAFSISAELVYKEGLKISSEIDEEKVKSIAKSENYIKCKESALRIIERNLKTEKEVREKLKLKGYDDNSIEKSIEFLKEYNFVNDRAYTKAFVNDKLKTMGSQKIKYSLIQKGIAKEVIEEELSNLNKENERNIALNIAKKKLSTIKKTENDNYKISGKLYRFLVSKGYGSDIVNGVVKEVMSLEEF; this is encoded by the coding sequence ATGTCAAAAATTACAAAAATAGAAGTTCAAAAAAGAAATAAAGAAAGAGTTAATTTATTTTTGGATGGGGAATATGCCTTTTCGATTTCAGCGGAATTAGTTTATAAGGAAGGTCTTAAGATTAGTTCAGAAATTGATGAAGAAAAAGTTAAAAGCATAGCCAAAAGTGAAAATTATATTAAGTGTAAGGAATCTGCTTTAAGAATAATTGAACGAAATTTAAAAACGGAAAAAGAAGTAAGAGAGAAATTAAAGTTAAAAGGATATGACGATAATTCGATAGAAAAAAGTATTGAATTTCTTAAAGAATATAATTTCGTAAATGATAGAGCGTATACAAAAGCATTTGTAAATGATAAATTGAAAACAATGGGAAGTCAGAAAATAAAATATTCATTAATTCAAAAAGGAATAGCTAAGGAAGTTATAGAAGAGGAATTATCTAATTTAAACAAAGAAAATGAAAGGAATATAGCACTAAATATAGCAAAGAAAAAATTAAGCACTATAAAAAAGACGGAAAATGATAATTATAAAATTTCTGGCAAATTATATAGATTTTTGGTTTCAAAAGGATATGGAAGCGATATTGTAAATGGCGTTGTTAAAGAGGTTATGTCTTTAGAAGAATTTTAA
- a CDS encoding transglutaminase-like domain-containing protein encodes MNGNKFRLVIAGIVAGCIQVSIIIGMLVIPSGIVNSKIMNLFSDGGLSQEYSSNKSDKNEIKTFFKKLTLGQKDQAREVILYNGITIDEGVKSNEEINNEAALLTQNSKSDREKAKILYTWVGSNIKYDDNKADEVLKGSDIQKMPEGGAISAFKSRSGICFDEACLYVAMARASGLKVRLVGGQAYNGEEYVGHAWNQVYLSDEGKWINVDPTFYDGGNYFDSNLFDQHKEEEVAGEWQ; translated from the coding sequence ATGAATGGAAACAAATTTAGATTAGTGATTGCTGGGATTGTTGCAGGCTGTATTCAAGTAAGTATAATTATTGGAATGTTAGTTATACCAAGTGGGATAGTTAATTCTAAAATCATGAATTTGTTCTCAGACGGTGGTCTAAGTCAAGAGTATTCATCTAATAAATCTGATAAAAATGAAATTAAAACATTTTTTAAAAAATTGACATTAGGTCAAAAGGATCAAGCTAGGGAAGTTATTCTTTATAATGGAATTACCATAGATGAAGGAGTAAAATCAAATGAAGAGATTAATAATGAGGCTGCTTTGTTAACTCAAAATTCGAAAAGTGATAGAGAAAAAGCTAAAATTTTATATACCTGGGTGGGAAGTAATATAAAGTATGATGATAATAAGGCTGATGAGGTATTAAAGGGTAGCGATATTCAAAAAATGCCAGAAGGTGGCGCAATTTCTGCTTTTAAAAGTAGAAGTGGAATATGCTTTGATGAAGCATGTCTCTATGTAGCGATGGCGAGAGCTTCAGGCCTTAAAGTAAGGTTAGTAGGTGGACAGGCATATAATGGGGAAGAATATGTAGGACATGCATGGAATCAAGTTTATTTAAGCGATGAAGGAAAATGGATAAATGTAGATCCAACATTTTATGATGGGGGAAATTACTTTGATTCCAATTTGTTTGACCAACATAAAGAAGAGGAAGTTGCTGGGGAATGGCAATAA
- a CDS encoding tetratricopeptide repeat protein, protein MNYFNEGNKFYNSQDYEKAIAYYKKSASENTNKACSYYNCGVCFIKLKNFDDAIIMLNKAISISHESKYFFNLGYCYVMKECLDTALRLFNLAWSIDPADKDCEKAIDVIISKLQKKVN, encoded by the coding sequence ATGAATTACTTTAATGAAGGAAATAAATTTTACAATAGTCAAGACTATGAGAAAGCTATTGCTTACTATAAAAAATCTGCATCTGAAAATACAAACAAAGCTTGTTCATACTATAATTGTGGAGTTTGCTTTATTAAACTAAAAAACTTTGATGATGCCATCATAATGTTAAACAAAGCAATTTCAATTAGTCATGAAAGTAAATATTTCTTTAATCTTGGTTACTGCTATGTTATGAAAGAATGCCTTGATACGGCTTTACGTCTTTTCAATCTTGCCTGGTCTATAGATCCCGCTGATAAAGACTGTGAAAAAGCCATCGATGTTATTATTTCAAAGCTCCAAAAAAAAGTAAATTAA